The Candidatus Thermoplasmatota archaeon genomic interval CGCTCGATGGAGCGCACGAGCGCCTGCGGGTCGCACCCGGGGAAGTCGACGCGCCCGAAGGATCCGCCCTCGAACACGACGTCGCCCGCAAAAAGCGCGCGCGACTCCGGCTCCCAGAGCGCCGTGTGCGCGGGCGAGTGGCCCGGAACGAGCAGGACCTCGAAGCGGCGGCCGCCGACCTCGATCGCGTCGCCCTCCCGGACTTCGATCACGTCGCACGGCGGCTGGTCGGCGCCCATCGCGGCGCCGAGCGTGAGCGTCGCGTCCCCCTCGCGCACCGCGCGGGCTTCGTCGGCGTGGATCGTGGGCGTCACGCCGGTGAGGCGGCGCATCGCGGCGGCGCCCCGCACGTGGTCGACGTGCCAGTGGGTGAGGTGGAACTTGCGGACGCGCGCGACGTCGATCGCGGCGCGGACGGCGCGTTCGACCGCGGGGAAGTCGAGCCCGCTCGAAGCGTCGACGACGAGCGCCTCGTCGCCGAGGTCGACGACGTGGACGTTGACCTCGAAGGGCGCCGAGACGACGGTCTTGACTTTCACGCGCGGGCGATCATCGGCTTTCCGGATGAGCCTTCCCGGCGCTCCGTCCGGAAAGCAACGTTCTTACGGCGCGCGAACGCTTGCCTGCCTGGAGTCGGGATCATGGCTGAACCGCGTTCCCCAAGGGGCCAGAAACTGAACCTCGGCGTCGCCTCGACGACGCTTTCTACCGTCGCCCCGCCCTCGATGGCGCCCGCGCCGGCCGCCGCCCAGCAGGGCCGCCCGACGGGGGTGACCATCCTCGGCGTGCTCGAGTTCATCGCCGGAGGCTTCGCCATCCTGATCGGCCTCGGGATGTTTGCCGGCGGCGCGATCTTCGGCTCGCTCATGGCCTCGAGCGGCGCCGAAGCGGGTGGCGCGGTCGGCGGCATGTTCGCCGCGCTCTTCGGCATCCTCGGGTTCATCCTGCTCGGGCTCGGTGCGCTCTACATCGCGCTTGGCGCGGGCACGATGGGCGGGAAGCCCTGGGCGTGGACCGCCACCATCGTCCTCCAATGGATCGGCGCCGTGTTCGCCGTCCTCTCGCTCGTGGCCGGCGACATGAGCGCGGTCCTCTCGCTCGCGATCGCGGGCCTGATCCTCTGGTACTACTACGAGCCCGGGCCGAAGGCCTG includes:
- a CDS encoding MBL fold metallo-hydrolase; amino-acid sequence: MKVKTVVSAPFEVNVHVVDLGDEALVVDASSGLDFPAVERAVRAAIDVARVRKFHLTHWHVDHVRGAAAMRRLTGVTPTIHADEARAVREGDATLTLGAAMGADQPPCDVIEVREGDAIEVGGRRFEVLLVPGHSPAHTALWEPESRALFAGDVVFEGGSFGRVDFPGCDPQALVRSIERLAALDARDLYPGHMRPVIGGAREAILESLDNARLMLEGGAW